TATTgtctattttattctattttcaaagatGGATACAGATGGGTAATGAAAGCTAAATAAATAGAGGTATAATaaggtcaaaatattttataatatttattaccaTTTTGTACTGATTCAAATATTGATTTGACTAACAACAGCTACAAACACTCATAGATACTATTATGCAATACTCTTTTTAATTAATATTACTcttattttagcattttaaaatcatAGCAAATAGCAATTTACTACatagtttaaaatgtttatttatctaAAACTTTTCTCATATAGTACAAACTTTTCAATCTGTTTCTCTATGCTTATCAATTCATGTGATGtgactattttatataaagataaTTTTTAGCAATAAACAATACTAGAAATTCATAATGTGAGTAATTTTAGACAAAAAATATGCTAATATCTTACTGAAGTCCTTGCaaaagtattatttaaataaaataaccaaagaaCTTCTTTCCCTATTTAATAGAATAACAGTTTCAGAAACCTAGTGGTATCTGATACAAATTCTAGCTTCTTTTTGACATTAAAATTGCTTCATATGCATTAAGCTGTAAATAATCTATTTTTACACTTGAGGATATTTATGTCACTGGAATCAAAGCCAggatttgtttattttgcctGTGTGTTTCAGCAGGTTTCTGCCATGGGAGACAGGGGAACAAGCAATCACTCAGAAGTGACTGACTTCATTCTTGTAGGCTTCAGGGTCCGCCCAGAGCTCCACATTCTCCTCTTCCTGCTATTTCTGCTGGTCTACGCCATGGTGCTCCTAGGGAATGTTGGCATGATGGCCATTATCATGACTGATCCCCGGCTGAACACACCAATGTACTTCTTCCTAGGCAACCTCTCCTTCATTGATCTCGTCTACTCATCTGTCATTGCACCCAAGGCTATGGTCAACTTCTGGTCTCAGAGCAAGTCCATCTCCTTTGCAGGCTGTGTGACCCAATTCTTTCTTTTCACCCTCTTCATTGTGACTGAGGGGTTTCTCCTGGCAGCCATGGCTTATGACCGTTTCATTGCCATCTGCAACCCACTCCTCTACTCTGTCCAGATGTCAGCACGTCTCTGTGCTCAGTTGGTGGCTGGCTCCTATTTCTGTGGCTgcatcagctcagttcttcagaCCAGCATGACATTTACTTTATCCTTCTGTGCTTCTCGGGCCATTGACCACTTTTACTGTGATGACCGTCCACTTCAGAGGATTTCGTGTTCTAACCTCTACATTCACAAgaaggtttcttttttcttatgcaGCATTATCATTCTGCCTACCATCATTGTCATTATTGTGTCCTATATGTATATTGTGtccacagttttaaaaatacgCTCCACTGAGGGGCGTAAGAAAGCCTTCTCCACTTGCAGCTCTCACCTGGGAGTCGTCAGTGTGCTGTATGGTGCTGTCTTTTTTATGTATCTCACTCCTGACAGATTTCCCGAGCTGAGTAAAGTGGCCTCCTTAGGTTACACCCTAGTCACTCCCATGTTGAATCCTTTGATTTACTCTCTGAGAAACAAAGATGTCAAAGAGGCTCTGAGGAAGATCCTAGAGAAAAAACACACTTTAAGTTAATTCTGTTTGAACAGTGAGGTAATAGAGGGACCTGGGCATAATAACAGATTGATGAAGATTGACTCAAGAAGTGCTCTCATTgattatagaaatatttaatctcaggaagtttatttttttttttgaattccatATGCTTACAGCCTAAGAATACATTTGGACTATGCTTTGTCTGGCTGTTGATTTTGGATTTGAATGACTTTCCCTGtgtttcatcttcattttaagTAAAGATAATGATTgccatgtaatttatttttagggATCGTGTATTCCAGGTTTGCTCCTGGCTCTCTGAGATTGTGGTTTGAGATGGATTGTTTGTCTTGAGTCAGTAACCTATGTTATGTGGACATGTGTGTAACTGATAGAGGTAACAAAGTCTAATGTAATAAGCAGACAAAACAGAATATcagatttactgaaaaaaatctttttggaaGCTTAGTG
The Vicugna pacos chromosome 12, VicPac4, whole genome shotgun sequence DNA segment above includes these coding regions:
- the LOC102528606 gene encoding olfactory receptor 9K2, with the translated sequence MGDRGTSNHSEVTDFILVGFRVRPELHILLFLLFLLVYAMVLLGNVGMMAIIMTDPRLNTPMYFFLGNLSFIDLVYSSVIAPKAMVNFWSQSKSISFAGCVTQFFLFTLFIVTEGFLLAAMAYDRFIAICNPLLYSVQMSARLCAQLVAGSYFCGCISSVLQTSMTFTLSFCASRAIDHFYCDDRPLQRISCSNLYIHKKVSFFLCSIIILPTIIVIIVSYMYIVSTVLKIRSTEGRKKAFSTCSSHLGVVSVLYGAVFFMYLTPDRFPELSKVASLGYTLVTPMLNPLIYSLRNKDVKEALRKILEKKHTLS